A part of Ptychodera flava strain L36383 chromosome 11, AS_Pfla_20210202, whole genome shotgun sequence genomic DNA contains:
- the LOC139144177 gene encoding uncharacterized protein isoform X2 gives MPTTNAKEDMVTPKLTKNPTPEPAPKSKAVDAERLQSSNEVWIYLHIGHYILEMLTIAIVLLLLVLYRKRRHQKKNKIETSRSLNRLDAMFNHGNNNAERTRQAVVQYSPHTGRTSTEYREQDTALGTERFSQRDGDHSRDDTAKSINCTDQKIKHPDSFQTRV, from the exons ATGCCTACGACCAACGCAAAAGAGGACATGGTTACTCCAAAACTGACTAAAAACCCAACCCCCGAACCAGCTCCAAAATCAAAGGCCGTGGATGCTG AGCGTTTACAATCGAGCAATGAAGTGTGGATATATCTTCATATTGGCCATTACATTTTAGAAATGTTAACCATAGCCATAGTTTTACTATTACTGGTGCTATATCGGAAGAGAAGACATcaaaagaagaataaaattgAGACCAGCAGAAGCTTAAATAGACTAG ATGCCATGTTCAACCATGGTAACAACAATGCTGAGCGCACACGGCAGGCAGTTGTACAATACTCGCCACACACAGGAAGAACTTCTACAGAATACCGGGAACAAG ACACAGCGCTTGGAACAGAACGATTTAGTCAACGAGACGGAGATCACTCAAGAGATGACACTGCCAAAAGCATTAACTGCACTGATCAAAAGATTAAGCATCCTGACAGTTTCCAGACCCGCGTTTGA
- the LOC139143139 gene encoding uncharacterized protein, which yields MFAIKSLYRLFPLLNIGMTRTLLTLLALVCLFLHTNGYPVQCGNKCHPDKCIDHGVGISPRYRCFSTGNGVTTPAPLFNRTPSSGDTTASSQGIRAMDIITLTLVVLVIILVVAATIFIGKQLRKLRIQVQKLYDKITTEEVKPHASAGFAKVKFDDRNGRTTTVLREPTGQMIQSMQTAQPHQLNRQGIHYSQPCD from the exons ATGTTCGCCATTAAAAGTCTGTATCGCCTATTTCCCCTACTTAATATTGGTATGACACGAACACTATTGACGCTGCTTGCCCTTGTGTGTCTGTTCCTGCATACCAATGGTTACCCAGTACAATGTGGAAACAAGTGCCACCCAGATAAGTGCATCGACCATGGAGTAGGAATCAGTCCACGCTACAGGTGTTTTAGTACCGGGAATGGAGTGACAACACCCGCACCCCTATTTAATAGGACCCCGTCAAGTGGAGACA CTACAGCTTCTTCACAGGGAATAAGAGCCATGGACATCATTACATTAACATTGGTAGTGCTTGTCATCATCTTGGTAGTAGCTGCGACAATCTTTATAGGGAAACAATTGCGGAAGTTACGAATCCAAGTTCAAAAACTGTATGACAAAATTACTACTGAAGAAGTGAAAC CCCATGCATCCGCTGGTTTTGCTAAAGTGAAGTTTGATGACCGAAACGGAAGAACTACAACGGTATTGAGAG aGCCGACTGGACAGATGATACAGAGTATGCAGACAGCACAGCCACATCAATTGAATCGCCAAGGCATACATTATTCACAACCATGCGACTGA
- the LOC139144177 gene encoding uncharacterized protein isoform X1, whose translation MKCIALGLIIYAVTYLSPATTHPTPINGCSSDCEICKDFGGGIYPRFRCVKKMPTTNAKEDMVTPKLTKNPTPEPAPKSKAVDAERLQSSNEVWIYLHIGHYILEMLTIAIVLLLLVLYRKRRHQKKNKIETSRSLNRLDAMFNHGNNNAERTRQAVVQYSPHTGRTSTEYREQDTALGTERFSQRDGDHSRDDTAKSINCTDQKIKHPDSFQTRV comes from the exons ATGAAATGTATCGCCTTAGGTCTGATTATATATGCGGTTACATATCTTTCCCCCGCCACTACCCATCCTACTCCAATAAATGGCTGCTCAAGTGACTGTGAAATATGCAAGGACTTCGGAGGAGGGATCTATCCTCGCTTTCGATGTGTCAAAAAAATGCCTACGACCAACGCAAAAGAGGACATGGTTACTCCAAAACTGACTAAAAACCCAACCCCCGAACCAGCTCCAAAATCAAAGGCCGTGGATGCTG AGCGTTTACAATCGAGCAATGAAGTGTGGATATATCTTCATATTGGCCATTACATTTTAGAAATGTTAACCATAGCCATAGTTTTACTATTACTGGTGCTATATCGGAAGAGAAGACATcaaaagaagaataaaattgAGACCAGCAGAAGCTTAAATAGACTAG ATGCCATGTTCAACCATGGTAACAACAATGCTGAGCGCACACGGCAGGCAGTTGTACAATACTCGCCACACACAGGAAGAACTTCTACAGAATACCGGGAACAAG ACACAGCGCTTGGAACAGAACGATTTAGTCAACGAGACGGAGATCACTCAAGAGATGACACTGCCAAAAGCATTAACTGCACTGATCAAAAGATTAAGCATCCTGACAGTTTCCAGACCCGCGTTTGA